In Opitutaceae bacterium TAV5, one genomic interval encodes:
- a CDS encoding autotransporter, with translation MNTSPVSSCVSARRRCPAFARRLVGGALVLLTTGLAASLSFADTPGITIGPGQIQTLADLDAAGITDASQIHFRGNPATDANAPARLLWDDSRRLPGEGILTIGEYEGSGLPSDSATWTNAWAGGLVITSADPVAANRIYVGAGSRFTVSGGGTLRTNSVSLFANATADLTNVQFTAPATNYGGNLTLRYTKDMDLRWQGDPSAPFLLVAPAGNRDLASTTTIDVSNGVTATISAGTLFGPTHTPNATFTKTGTGILDIGTTSLTTTSAANLAAFNIDAGVVRINAANTLGVPLSSVVFRGDAAAPDAAAPRIEVRDADITFSGSGISNSNRLVIGARDADAHTPVWTASASGGFTIAEGKTLTLRGASVPTPEQGGAIAVGNGSRFVADGGGSFVLDTNSARDGGALYAGPGSTVTLTNATFTNNTATGGSGGAIYNDRAHITLNYTQDAAITGNTTDRINGGGFIYLDSDATTSARLTLNVASGKQLTIGDATFASRDTFNVSSQATAIINKTGRGTVLINSSIEFLESTLNINEGTLLVRDFITTPTARLAINLASGATLGGASIYPQTHGTGASAVAAHGSRLQVGFAGDTAPARLMFDTLDLRAGGVVLDLDLFGSTPDSADRISANRIQFDPHGLTSPHLVNLGGTLAEGTWTILEAGTLQGAVSTNINELFTTQPLGRYLATFSLGETGSGSTSLYTNQVLLTLAADPATATTLTWTGNTSNRWENSTLANWTGQTAEGQPANHFVTGDRVLFDGSDTAGQRSIAVEEPHVTVSDLLVAGPANYTFTGGGIVAEADAANPVIASAAGKLVKSGSGTLTLTNGYSPTHQVTPNTFTGGIDLHGGSIAIGRAEHLGAKLGQVRFLGAAGADATLPARIAILGNEPTHSTYPDNIVFDAAGTYDQRLTIGEYTAGKTQAWTAAHSGGFTIAEGKTLTIRNNSALITDGINGGAIQVGDGSTFTVEGEGTLVLDSNKAEKGGAVYAGRGATVSLRNVQFTNNTVANGRGDYAGGAIYNNAATLNLTYTRDVQHTGNISLSGSDSGDFLYMNGNATDGAARTTFNVTGNATVTLGTFMPGSGGPDSIASNKEPDAHDYNTLVKTGSGSLVINSFSFGYGGHTSHEEGTLVVNGTLGYWTHTLDIASGALLKGEGRIYGSTTLHAGATLAPGNSPGEISFQNLVLEGGSILQFEAGDTILVNGDLTFSNIAADNRIILDLTGYSLDTPAPLLDLLTISGDVGIIGSTLDVSDAFRVTGLADGLTASFDVVNGGVFHLTLAAASVPESVSTVLFLGGMAAGAALALRRKAIRERQL, from the coding sequence ATGAATACGTCCCCCGTATCTTCCTGTGTGTCTGCCCGCCGGCGTTGTCCGGCTTTTGCGCGCCGCCTTGTGGGCGGCGCTCTGGTTTTGTTGACCACCGGTCTTGCCGCCAGCCTCAGTTTTGCCGATACGCCGGGCATCACCATCGGTCCCGGCCAGATCCAAACGCTCGCCGACCTCGACGCCGCCGGCATCACCGACGCCAGCCAGATTCATTTCCGTGGCAACCCTGCGACCGATGCAAACGCCCCTGCACGGCTTCTCTGGGATGATTCCAGACGGCTTCCCGGCGAGGGAATCCTCACCATCGGCGAATACGAAGGCTCCGGCTTGCCTTCCGATTCCGCAACCTGGACCAACGCCTGGGCTGGCGGACTTGTCATCACCTCCGCCGACCCCGTCGCCGCAAACAGAATCTACGTCGGCGCAGGGTCGCGTTTCACCGTTTCCGGCGGCGGCACGCTCCGGACAAACAGCGTCTCCCTTTTCGCCAACGCCACCGCCGATCTCACCAACGTCCAATTCACCGCGCCTGCCACCAACTACGGCGGCAACCTCACGCTGCGTTACACGAAGGACATGGACCTCAGGTGGCAGGGAGATCCCTCCGCCCCCTTCTTGCTCGTCGCCCCTGCCGGCAACCGCGACCTCGCCTCCACCACCACGATAGACGTCTCCAACGGCGTCACTGCCACGATCAGCGCCGGCACCCTGTTCGGCCCCACCCACACCCCCAACGCCACTTTTACCAAGACCGGCACGGGCATCCTCGACATCGGCACCACCAGCCTGACCACCACCAGCGCGGCCAACCTCGCCGCCTTCAACATCGACGCCGGCGTCGTCCGTATCAACGCGGCCAATACCCTCGGCGTGCCCCTTTCCAGCGTCGTTTTCCGGGGCGATGCCGCCGCGCCCGACGCCGCCGCGCCACGCATCGAGGTCAGGGATGCCGACATCACCTTCAGCGGCTCCGGCATCAGCAATTCCAACCGCCTCGTCATCGGCGCCCGGGACGCCGACGCCCACACCCCAGTCTGGACGGCTTCCGCCTCCGGCGGCTTCACCATTGCCGAGGGCAAAACCCTCACGCTCCGCGGAGCCAGCGTCCCCACTCCGGAGCAAGGCGGCGCGATCGCCGTTGGCAACGGCTCGCGCTTCGTCGCCGACGGCGGCGGGAGTTTTGTCCTCGACACCAACAGCGCACGCGACGGCGGCGCGCTCTACGCCGGCCCCGGCTCCACCGTCACCCTCACCAACGCCACCTTCACCAACAACACCGCCACCGGCGGCAGCGGCGGCGCGATCTACAACGACCGCGCCCACATCACCCTCAACTACACGCAGGACGCCGCCATCACCGGCAATACCACCGACCGGATCAACGGCGGCGGTTTCATTTACCTCGACAGCGACGCCACCACCTCCGCCCGCCTCACCCTCAACGTCGCCAGCGGCAAACAACTCACCATCGGGGACGCCACCTTTGCCTCACGCGATACATTCAACGTCTCCAGCCAAGCCACCGCCATCATCAACAAAACCGGACGTGGCACCGTGCTCATCAACTCCAGCATCGAATTCCTCGAAAGTACCCTCAACATCAACGAAGGCACCCTGCTCGTCCGGGACTTCATCACCACTCCCACCGCCCGCCTCGCCATCAATCTCGCCTCCGGTGCGACACTCGGCGGCGCCAGCATCTACCCGCAGACACACGGCACCGGCGCCTCTGCCGTCGCCGCGCACGGCAGCCGCCTCCAGGTCGGGTTTGCCGGAGACACCGCGCCTGCCCGGCTGATGTTCGACACCCTCGACCTCCGGGCGGGCGGCGTCGTGCTCGACCTCGACCTCTTCGGTTCCACTCCTGACTCCGCCGACCGCATTTCTGCCAACCGTATCCAGTTCGACCCTCATGGCCTCACCTCTCCCCACCTCGTCAATCTCGGCGGCACCCTCGCCGAAGGCACCTGGACGATCCTCGAAGCCGGCACCCTGCAAGGCGCGGTGTCGACAAACATCAACGAGCTCTTCACCACGCAACCCCTCGGCCGATACCTCGCCACCTTCAGCCTCGGCGAAACCGGTTCAGGAAGCACCAGCCTCTACACGAACCAGGTGCTCCTCACCCTCGCCGCCGACCCCGCCACCGCCACCACGCTCACCTGGACGGGCAACACCAGCAACCGCTGGGAAAACAGCACGCTCGCCAACTGGACCGGCCAGACAGCGGAAGGCCAGCCCGCCAACCATTTCGTGACCGGCGACCGCGTGCTCTTCGACGGCTCCGACACCGCCGGCCAACGCAGCATCGCCGTCGAAGAGCCGCACGTCACCGTGTCCGACCTCCTCGTCGCCGGCCCCGCCAACTACACGTTCACCGGAGGCGGCATCGTGGCTGAAGCCGACGCCGCCAACCCGGTCATCGCAAGCGCGGCGGGCAAACTCGTCAAAAGCGGCTCCGGCACGCTGACGTTGACCAACGGTTACTCGCCGACCCACCAGGTCACGCCCAATACCTTCACCGGCGGCATCGACCTGCACGGCGGCAGCATCGCGATCGGACGCGCCGAACACCTCGGCGCGAAACTCGGTCAGGTGCGTTTCCTTGGCGCGGCGGGGGCGGACGCCACCCTGCCCGCCCGCATCGCCATCCTCGGCAACGAACCCACGCACTCAACCTACCCGGACAACATCGTTTTCGACGCCGCCGGCACCTACGACCAACGCCTCACCATCGGCGAATATACCGCTGGCAAAACCCAGGCCTGGACCGCCGCGCATTCCGGCGGTTTCACCATCGCGGAAGGCAAGACCCTGACGATCAGAAACAACTCTGCCCTCATCACCGACGGCATCAACGGCGGCGCGATCCAGGTCGGAGACGGCTCCACCTTCACCGTCGAAGGCGAAGGCACGCTCGTGCTCGACTCCAACAAGGCCGAGAAAGGCGGCGCGGTCTACGCCGGACGCGGCGCCACCGTCTCGCTCCGCAACGTGCAATTCACCAACAACACCGTTGCCAATGGCCGCGGCGACTACGCAGGCGGCGCAATCTACAACAACGCCGCGACACTCAATCTGACCTACACCCGCGACGTGCAGCACACCGGCAACATATCCTTATCGGGAAGTGATTCCGGCGACTTTCTCTACATGAACGGTAACGCTACCGATGGCGCGGCCCGCACCACCTTTAACGTTACCGGCAACGCCACCGTTACCCTTGGAACATTCATGCCCGGGAGCGGGGGGCCCGATTCCATCGCCAGCAACAAAGAGCCGGATGCGCACGATTACAACACGCTGGTTAAAACCGGCAGTGGCAGTCTCGTTATCAACAGCTTCAGTTTCGGCTATGGTGGACACACCTCGCATGAAGAAGGCACGCTTGTTGTCAACGGCACCCTTGGCTACTGGACGCACACACTCGACATCGCCTCCGGGGCGCTCCTCAAAGGCGAGGGCCGTATTTATGGCAGCACCACACTCCATGCTGGAGCCACCCTCGCCCCCGGCAACAGCCCCGGCGAAATCTCCTTCCAAAACCTCGTGCTCGAAGGCGGCTCAATCCTCCAGTTCGAGGCGGGCGACACGATCCTTGTCAACGGCGACCTCACGTTTTCCAACATCGCTGCCGACAACCGAATCATCCTCGACCTGACCGGCTACAGCCTCGACACCCCTGCCCCCTTGCTCGACTTGCTGACCATCTCCGGTGATGTGGGCATCATCGGCTCCACCCTGGATGTCAGCGATGCCTTCCGCGTAACCGGTCTTGCCGACGGGTTGACTGCCTCGTTTGATGTCGTGAACGGCGGGGTGTTTCATCTCACCCTCGCCGCCGCGTCCGTGCCCGAGTCGGTTTCCACGGTGCTCTTCCTCGGCGGCATGGCGGCTGGCGCCGCCTTGGCCCTGCGCCGCAAGGCAATCCGAGAGAGGCAACTCTGA
- a CDS encoding RNA polymerase subunit sigma-24, with protein sequence MSSKAQEVALDRILVDRFKGGDTSAFDEMVSRYWDRIYAVVHQLLRNREDAEEVTQDAFVRAHRGLVDFRGDSAFSTWLYQIATNLARNRYWYWWRRKRDKTISFDQPVSSDNDTPLSEIFAAPVETPGDITVTQEFVDRVAEGMEKLGAKHREILILRNVKNLSYEEIGTILGISVGTVKSRIARARENLRTLMGGDFK encoded by the coding sequence ATGTCATCAAAAGCGCAGGAAGTTGCTCTCGACCGGATACTGGTGGACCGATTCAAAGGGGGGGATACCTCCGCGTTCGACGAAATGGTTTCCCGCTACTGGGACCGCATTTATGCCGTCGTGCACCAGCTCCTCCGCAACCGCGAGGATGCCGAGGAAGTCACCCAGGATGCCTTTGTGCGTGCGCATCGCGGGCTCGTCGATTTCCGCGGGGACTCCGCCTTTTCCACGTGGCTTTACCAGATTGCCACCAATCTGGCCCGCAACCGGTACTGGTACTGGTGGCGGCGCAAGCGCGACAAGACCATCTCCTTCGACCAGCCCGTCAGCTCCGACAACGACACTCCGCTCTCCGAGATCTTTGCCGCCCCCGTCGAGACTCCCGGCGACATCACCGTCACCCAGGAATTTGTCGATCGCGTGGCGGAAGGCATGGAGAAGCTGGGGGCCAAGCACCGCGAGATCCTGATCCTGCGCAACGTCAAGAATCTCTCATACGAAGAGATCGGCACGATTCTCGGCATTTCCGTGGGCACTGTGAAAAGTCGCATCGCCCGTGCGCGCGAAAACCTGCGCACGCTCATGGGAGGAGATTTCAAATGA
- a CDS encoding cation:proton antiporter: protein MKCLVLNLLIASVWLLLQESPSFPGFTLGFLIGFGLIRLFRSVLDSRDYTRRVTAAAAFFWIFQIQFLSACLQLIRIVLFTPTRKLRPRIITYDITGLTRTEALVLTHCIALTPGSSAVAFADDMNTLVLHILDTADPDAVRAQIDNTLRRGLLAITRSA from the coding sequence ATGAAATGCCTTGTCCTCAATCTTCTCATCGCCTCGGTCTGGCTGCTGTTGCAGGAGAGTCCGTCGTTCCCCGGTTTTACGCTCGGGTTTCTTATCGGATTCGGGCTGATCCGGTTGTTCCGGAGCGTGCTCGACAGCCGCGACTACACGCGGCGGGTGACCGCGGCGGCGGCATTTTTCTGGATTTTCCAGATCCAGTTTCTTTCCGCCTGCCTGCAACTCATCCGCATCGTGCTTTTCACGCCGACGCGCAAGCTCCGCCCGCGCATCATCACCTACGATATCACGGGCCTCACCCGGACCGAGGCCCTTGTCCTCACCCACTGCATCGCGCTCACGCCCGGCTCCAGCGCGGTGGCCTTTGCCGACGACATGAACACGCTCGTGCTGCACATTCTCGATACGGCCGACCCCGACGCCGTCCGCGCCCAGATCGACAACACCCTGCGGCGGGGTCTCCTCGCCATCACCCGCTCCGCCTGA
- a CDS encoding cation:proton antiporter — translation MMTQVLHTLSAIITLLGALVILVAIIGLARLPDVFCRAHALGKGMTLGLVLLLTGLWMDLGSEAAGLKIPAAIFFQFLTLPVAGHLAANLSFRKKLPRFGDPRVDRDRRSAGPRR, via the coding sequence ATGATGACGCAGGTCCTGCACACGCTCTCGGCCATCATCACGCTCCTCGGCGCCCTCGTCATTCTGGTGGCGATCATCGGGCTGGCCCGGTTGCCCGATGTCTTTTGCCGCGCGCACGCGCTGGGCAAGGGCATGACGCTCGGCCTGGTCCTGCTCCTGACCGGGCTGTGGATGGACCTGGGTTCGGAAGCCGCCGGCCTGAAAATCCCCGCGGCGATCTTTTTCCAGTTTCTCACGCTGCCGGTGGCGGGCCACCTCGCGGCCAACCTTTCCTTCCGCAAAAAACTGCCGCGTTTCGGAGATCCCCGCGTGGACAGAGACCGGCGCAGCGCCGGACCCCGCCGGTAG
- a CDS encoding sodium:proton antiporter, which produces MNALLLQIAFYVLVVATLVGFFRLVKGPAVVDRIMAFDAVVLCAVGLIVLLSRSWETPLFLELILIVSSLGFFGTVAFVSYLQRTLPEPEDGATGDDDNRNGSAAAGDSASPAPDAGKDERP; this is translated from the coding sequence ATGAACGCCCTCCTGCTCCAGATCGCTTTTTACGTGCTCGTTGTCGCCACGCTGGTCGGTTTTTTCCGGCTGGTCAAAGGCCCCGCCGTCGTGGACCGGATCATGGCCTTCGATGCCGTCGTGCTGTGCGCGGTGGGGCTGATCGTGCTGCTTTCCCGTTCCTGGGAAACGCCGCTGTTTCTCGAACTGATCCTGATCGTATCGTCCCTGGGCTTTTTCGGGACGGTGGCCTTTGTCTCGTACCTGCAACGCACCTTGCCGGAACCGGAGGACGGGGCGACCGGAGACGACGACAACAGAAACGGCAGCGCTGCCGCGGGGGACTCCGCCTCGCCTGCGCCCGATGCCGGAAAGGACGAACGGCCATGA
- a CDS encoding peptidase M42, translated as MSSKSFEVPVFLSELLSARSPSGAEAQAQAVYDRHVKASADDYAKDALGNRIATLNPGGDPVVMFAGHMDELGLQITYINKEGFVYFDTIGGHDRIMIPGRRVIIQSAGGPVFGVTGKRAVHLMSPEDRKKVPEIHEMWIDIGASSKKEALARVAIGDVATYDQGFELIHGSVGTARAFDNKVGAYIVGETLRRLAAKQHRKKLAARVVSVATAQEEIGTRGAITASYAVDPHVAVAVDVGHATDHPDCDNRKYGETKLGGGPIICRGPNINPLVYERLVKAAKKLDLPHQFEADPRPTGTDARAIQMGRRGVATGLISVPLRYMHTPSEVVDLLDVERCVQLLVEFTLGLKKGDHLHW; from the coding sequence ATGTCGTCGAAATCCTTCGAGGTCCCGGTTTTTCTTTCGGAATTGCTGTCCGCGCGTTCGCCTTCCGGCGCGGAGGCCCAGGCCCAGGCCGTGTATGACCGGCATGTCAAGGCATCCGCCGACGACTATGCGAAAGACGCGCTCGGCAACCGCATCGCCACCCTCAACCCCGGCGGCGACCCGGTGGTGATGTTTGCCGGCCACATGGACGAACTCGGCCTCCAGATCACCTACATCAACAAGGAGGGTTTTGTCTATTTCGACACCATCGGCGGCCACGACCGCATCATGATTCCCGGCCGGCGTGTCATCATCCAGTCGGCCGGCGGTCCGGTTTTCGGCGTCACCGGCAAGCGCGCCGTCCACCTGATGAGCCCCGAGGACCGGAAAAAGGTCCCGGAAATTCACGAGATGTGGATCGATATCGGCGCGAGTTCGAAAAAGGAAGCGCTCGCCCGCGTGGCCATCGGCGACGTGGCGACGTATGACCAGGGGTTCGAGCTGATCCACGGCTCCGTCGGCACGGCCCGCGCGTTCGACAACAAGGTCGGCGCGTACATCGTCGGCGAGACGCTCCGCCGCCTCGCGGCAAAACAGCATCGCAAGAAACTCGCGGCCCGCGTCGTTTCGGTGGCCACGGCCCAGGAGGAAATCGGCACGCGCGGAGCCATCACCGCTTCCTACGCCGTCGATCCGCACGTGGCCGTCGCCGTCGATGTCGGCCACGCGACGGATCATCCCGATTGCGACAACCGCAAGTACGGCGAGACCAAGCTCGGCGGCGGCCCGATCATCTGCCGCGGACCCAACATCAACCCGCTCGTTTACGAGCGCCTCGTGAAGGCCGCGAAGAAGCTCGACCTCCCGCACCAGTTCGAGGCCGACCCGCGCCCCACCGGCACCGATGCCCGCGCCATCCAGATGGGACGCCGGGGCGTCGCCACCGGCCTGATCAGCGTGCCGCTCCGCTACATGCACACGCCGAGCGAGGTCGTCGATCTGCTCGATGTGGAACGCTGTGTGCAACTGCTCGTGGAATTCACGCTCGGCCTGAAAAAGGGCGACCACCTGCACTGGTAA
- a CDS encoding serine/threonine phosphatase, translating to MTPESASITETGLFRHTNEDRFINDSSLALFGVADGIGGLPFGDRAAECAIRAVHACAFANPGSGDAARLIWAAQDAVSALSEKLSPDQGIGTTLTLGLIRDDRLHLAHLGDSRCYRLRGDMLKCLTEDDTVEAEVRRRRALGEQVCLYESDRHTLTRCIGQPGGISPALRSLPVMPGDLYLFATDGITRLVNDTELETMMQIAGGSLQVMLKHLIAEVLDRGAPDNATAVLVRIPSL from the coding sequence ATGACGCCCGAAAGCGCCTCCATCACCGAAACCGGCCTTTTTCGCCATACGAACGAAGATCGTTTTATCAACGATTCCTCCCTGGCGCTTTTTGGCGTGGCCGACGGGATCGGGGGGCTTCCGTTCGGTGACAGGGCGGCCGAATGCGCAATCCGGGCGGTGCATGCCTGCGCCTTTGCCAACCCCGGCTCCGGCGACGCGGCCCGGCTCATCTGGGCGGCGCAGGACGCCGTCTCCGCGTTGTCCGAAAAACTCAGCCCCGACCAGGGCATCGGCACCACCCTCACGCTCGGCCTCATCCGCGACGACCGGCTTCATCTCGCCCATCTCGGCGATTCGCGCTGCTACCGGCTGCGCGGCGACATGCTGAAATGCCTGACCGAGGATGACACCGTGGAGGCCGAGGTCCGCCGCCGCCGGGCGCTCGGCGAGCAGGTCTGCCTCTATGAATCCGACCGCCACACGCTCACCCGCTGCATCGGTCAGCCGGGCGGCATCTCCCCTGCCCTGCGCTCGCTGCCCGTGATGCCCGGCGACCTCTATCTTTTCGCGACCGACGGCATCACCCGTCTGGTCAACGACACCGAGCTCGAAACCATGATGCAGATCGCCGGCGGTTCGCTGCAAGTGATGCTCAAACACCTCATCGCCGAAGTGCTCGATCGCGGCGCGCCCGACAACGCCACGGCCGTGCTCGTGCGCATCCCTTCCCTGTGA
- a CDS encoding ATP-dependent DNA helicase RecQ (functions in blocking illegitimate recombination, enhancing topoisomerase activity, initiating SOS signaling and clearing blocked replication forks; component of the RecF recombinational pathway), with amino-acid sequence MSDLLNTLHTTFGYSGFRPLQREIIEASLAGRDVFALLPTGGGKSMCFQLPALHRTGLTVVVSPLIALMKDQVDQLQAAGVAATYLNSSLTSGEARSRLAGLHRSEWRLLYVAPERLMLDNWQENLRAWNVAALAIDEAHCISEWGHDFRPEYRQIARLREFLPEVPVMALTATATGRVREDIVKHLQLREPAVYVASFNRPNLSYRVLPKDQPLKQIIDFVKKREDESGIIYCATRATAEKTAESLASRGYAARPYHAGLSADDRSANQELFLRDDVKIICATIAFGMGINKPNVRWVIHHDLPKNIEGYYQETGRAGRDGLPADCLLLYSAGDIVKQTHFIDEITDAHEQQVARRQLRLMSHYAEDTTCRRRTLLDYFGEAFAVDNCGACDNCQEPRETYDGTLVAQKFLSCVYRCRQASRFGVGMMHITEVLTGSGSEKITKWGHDRLSTYGIGKELSRPQWMAIGRELMRLGYVATGGGEYPTLELTDAGAAILRSREPVTLTKLPDLPAGGRAARRTTPRRQGDIACDEILFARLRELRKRLADERKVPAYVIFGDATLRQMAREYPATAASMEGIFGMGEKKRAEFGETFAGAIAAFLETNPRMTFDNEAIAAT; translated from the coding sequence GTGTCCGACCTCCTCAACACCCTTCATACCACCTTCGGTTATTCCGGATTTCGTCCCCTCCAGCGCGAGATCATCGAGGCGTCACTTGCCGGCCGGGATGTCTTCGCGCTCCTGCCGACCGGCGGCGGCAAGTCGATGTGTTTCCAGCTCCCCGCGCTCCATCGCACCGGCCTGACCGTCGTCGTGTCACCTCTGATCGCGCTGATGAAGGACCAAGTCGACCAGCTCCAGGCCGCCGGCGTCGCCGCCACCTACCTGAACTCCTCGCTCACCTCCGGTGAAGCCCGTTCGCGCCTCGCCGGCCTGCACCGCAGCGAATGGCGGCTGCTCTACGTCGCTCCCGAGCGCCTCATGCTCGACAACTGGCAGGAAAACCTGCGCGCTTGGAACGTCGCCGCCCTCGCCATCGACGAGGCCCACTGCATCTCCGAATGGGGGCACGATTTCCGTCCCGAATACCGGCAGATTGCCCGTCTGCGCGAGTTTCTGCCCGAGGTTCCCGTCATGGCCCTGACGGCCACCGCAACCGGCCGCGTGCGCGAGGACATCGTCAAGCACCTCCAGCTCCGCGAACCCGCCGTTTACGTCGCTTCCTTCAACCGCCCCAACCTCTCCTACCGCGTCCTCCCCAAGGACCAGCCCCTCAAGCAGATCATCGACTTCGTCAAAAAACGCGAGGACGAGTCCGGCATCATCTACTGCGCCACCCGCGCCACCGCCGAAAAGACCGCCGAGTCGCTCGCCTCGCGCGGCTACGCCGCCCGCCCCTACCACGCCGGCCTCTCCGCCGACGACCGCTCCGCCAACCAGGAACTCTTCCTGCGTGACGACGTGAAAATCATCTGCGCGACGATCGCCTTCGGCATGGGCATCAACAAACCCAACGTCCGCTGGGTCATCCACCACGACCTCCCCAAAAACATCGAAGGCTACTACCAGGAAACCGGCCGCGCCGGCCGCGACGGGCTCCCCGCCGACTGCCTGCTCCTCTACAGCGCCGGCGACATCGTCAAGCAGACGCACTTCATCGACGAGATCACCGACGCGCACGAACAGCAGGTCGCCCGCCGCCAACTCCGCCTCATGTCACACTACGCGGAGGACACCACCTGCCGCCGCCGCACGCTCCTCGACTATTTCGGCGAGGCGTTTGCGGTCGACAACTGTGGCGCCTGCGACAATTGCCAGGAACCCCGCGAGACCTACGACGGCACCCTCGTCGCGCAAAAATTCCTCTCCTGCGTCTACCGCTGCCGCCAGGCCAGCCGCTTCGGCGTCGGCATGATGCACATCACCGAAGTGCTCACCGGATCGGGGTCCGAAAAGATCACGAAATGGGGCCACGATCGCCTTTCGACCTACGGCATCGGCAAAGAGCTCTCGCGCCCGCAATGGATGGCCATCGGCCGCGAACTCATGCGCCTCGGCTACGTCGCCACCGGCGGTGGCGAATACCCGACGCTCGAACTCACCGACGCCGGCGCCGCCATCCTGCGCAGCCGTGAACCGGTTACGCTCACCAAGCTCCCCGATCTCCCGGCCGGCGGCCGCGCTGCCCGCCGCACCACGCCCCGCCGCCAGGGTGACATCGCGTGCGACGAGATCCTCTTCGCCCGCCTGCGCGAACTGCGCAAGCGCCTCGCCGACGAGCGCAAGGTTCCCGCCTATGTCATCTTCGGCGACGCCACCCTCCGCCAGATGGCCCGCGAATACCCGGCCACCGCCGCCTCCATGGAAGGCATTTTCGGCATGGGCGAAAAAAAGCGCGCCGAATTCGGCGAGACATTTGCCGGGGCCATCGCCGCATTTCTCGAAACCAACCCGCGCATGACATTCGACAATGAAGCCATCGCGGCCACATAA
- a CDS encoding molecular chaperone DnaJ has product MSTDRIAHFTALVERQPGNVLFRFSLAQALEAAGRDADAVAHYGQCVSARDDWMMPRILLGKLLLRLGRPAEAKPHLETALRLAIDQHHDDPAAELEAILADLAG; this is encoded by the coding sequence GTGAGCACCGATCGCATCGCCCATTTCACCGCGCTGGTCGAGCGCCAGCCCGGCAACGTCCTTTTCCGCTTCAGCCTCGCCCAGGCGCTCGAAGCCGCCGGACGCGATGCCGACGCCGTCGCCCATTACGGACAGTGCGTGTCTGCCCGCGACGACTGGATGATGCCGCGCATCCTTCTCGGCAAACTTCTCCTCCGGCTCGGCCGTCCCGCCGAGGCGAAGCCCCATCTGGAAACGGCTCTCCGCCTCGCCATCGACCAGCATCACGACGATCCCGCCGCCGAACTCGAGGCCATCCTCGCCGACCTGGCAGGGTAA